Proteins encoded within one genomic window of Triticum aestivum cultivar Chinese Spring chromosome 2D, IWGSC CS RefSeq v2.1, whole genome shotgun sequence:
- the LOC123050347 gene encoding putative serine/threonine-protein kinase-like protein CCR3 encodes MAGLEFVVLAVPAAAVARLVFGLISDIVKKAETARQNKLECNYLKRHVSQIGRLLLRLQLQDPEVAEALAGLRDTLQEAHVLVVACQKSNMVKEIFSAGEQAMKFTQVNGRIDSHLLVIQLLSQISITHRLDRILSPNHTSILVPSPGYGDDYGSGSRSLQLKESAKVPYVGSTSMHAVVHFTSAEIAVLTGNYGHVLSEDSSGTVYKGILHDGQEVAVKSLKNKGSQREGAFVSELETLSQLRHDHILRLVGWCSEDDDRMFIYQYQHMSNGTLRDHLTKGGSEGSASASPVTSSWKARLQTLLGVAGAIDYLHRFAVTGIIHRNVSSSSILLDKSCVPCLSDFGAAILQVPTTGGQHVGDVVGRVGYTDPEYCRTRCVSPASDVYSFGVVILEVLTGRPPSWEGKLPNTLVGFAVPIIKSGNLRSVLDRRPSPKPTPRQMEALELVAYTATRCLWQQDRPFMANVVINLHTALGLIDGDEPKRLQWS; translated from the exons ATGGCTGGTCTCGAGTTTGTAGTACTGGCAGTgccggcggcagcggtggcgcggCTAGTGTTCGGGCTCATCTCGGATATTGTGAAGAAGGCGGAGACAGCCCGCCAGAATAAGCTAGAGTGCAACTACCTAAAGAGGCACGTATCCCAGATCGGCAGGCTGCTGCTTCGCCTGCAGCTGCAGGACCCGGAGGTGGCGGAAGCGCTGGCCGGGCTACGCGACACGCTCCAGGAGGCGCACGTTCTCGTCGTCGCTTGCCAGAAATCGAACATGGTCAAGGAGATCTTCTCTGCGGGCGAGCAGGCGATGAAGTTCACGCAAGTCAACGGCAGGATCGACTCTCACCTCCTCGTCATTCAATTGCTCAGCCAAATCTCCATTACCCACCGCCTCGATCGGATCCTCTCTCCTAATCACACCAGCATACTGGTGCCGTCGCCAGGCTACGGCGACGACTACGGCTCCGGCTCGCGCTCTCTGCAGCTGAAG GAGTCTGCGAAGGTCCCCTATGTGGGCTCAACCTCAATGCATGCAGTTGTCCACTTCACATCAGCGGAGATCGCCGTCTTGACCGGGAACTACGGCCATGTGCTCAGCGAGGACAGCTCCGGAACGGTGTACAAGGGCATTCTCCACGACGGCCAGGAGGTGGCCGTCAAGAGCCTGAAGAACAAAGGGAGTCAACGAGAGGGTGCGTTCGTGTCGGAGCTCGAGACCCTCTCCCAGCTCCGTCACGACCACATCTTGCGCCTCGTGGGCTGGTGCTCTGAGGACGACGACCGCATGTTCATCTACCAGTACCAGCACATGAGCAACGGCACGCTCAGGGACCACCTGACGAAGGGCGGAAGCGAAGGCTCTGCCTCTGCGTCACCGGTGACGTCGTCGTGGAAAGCGCGTCTCCAGACGCTGCTGGGCGTGGCCGGTGCCATCGATTACCTGCACCGCTTCGCCGTGACGGGGATCATCCACCGAAACGTCAGCTCCTCGAGCATCCTTCTCGACAAGAGCTGTGTGCCTTGCCTGTCGGACTTCGGCGCGGCGATTTTGCAAGTGCCGACGACGGGCGGCCAGCACGTCGGGGACGTGGTCGGCAGAGTCGGGTACACAGACCCGGAGTACTGCCGCACGAGATGCGTGAGTCCGGCGAGCGATGTGTACAGCTTCGGCGTGGTGATACTCGAGGTGTTGACCGGGAGGCCGCCTAGCTGGGAAGGGAAGCTCCCGAACACCTTGGTTGGCTTTGCCGTCCCGATCATCAAGAGTGGGAACCTGCGCTCTGTGCTGGACAGGCGTCCGTCGCCGAAGCCTACGCCCAGACAGATGGAGGCGCTGGAGCTCGTCGCATACACGGCAACACGCTGTCTGTGGCAGCAGGATCGACCCTTCATGGCAAACGTGGTGATCAACCTCCATACGGCGCTCGGGCTCATAGACGGCGATGAGCCGAAGCGACTCCAATGGAGCTAG